The segment TTGACAGGCAGCGGTGCACCGTCAGCGAGCCGCTTTATGGCTTCTGCCAAGTCCCCGCTCAGCAACTGTGTATCAAGCCCCTGCTGCGGCGGATACTTCGGCTCTAACTTGAAGTATTCGGGCTACGACCTCCTTATCTTCGAAGGTAAATCGCCTGAACCGGTCTATGTGACTATTCTCAATGACCGGGTGGAGATACTCCCTGCAGCAAATCTCTGGGGGAAAGAGTCATATGAGACGGAAAAGATGATACGCGAGGATATGAAAGTACGGTATAACCTCGACAACTGGGCTCTCAACTCCATGGGTATTGCTAACATCGGCCCTGCGGGCGAGAATCTCGTGAGATTTGCCTGCATCATGTCCGATGGTGGGCGTGCCGCTGGACGTTCCGGTCTCGGTGCAGTCATGGGTTCGAAGAACATCAAGGCCGTGGTTTCACTTGGAACCGGACAAGTCAACATAGCCGACGTGGAAGGTTTCCGACAGGCAGTGATGGACTTCTATAAGGGAGCCAGGGAAAGTGGTGACTTTTATAAACGCCGCAGATACGGCACCTGGGGACTCCCTGGCCGCGCTAATGCCAGCAAAAGCCAGGCTGCCTTCAATTTCAAGGACGGGTACTTTGAAAAATTCGTGAAGTATGAGGACCCTGAGGTTATTCGCGACCTGATTCGTGTCCGGGATGAGGCGTGTTTTTCCTGTCCGTTCGGTTGTAGTAAGCGAAGCCGCATAAAAGATCCTGAATATCCATATACCGCCAAAGGTCCTGAGCATGAGACTATGGCCCTCTTGGGTGCAAATTGCGGTCTCGGAGATATGGAGGACATTTGTCGTGCCAATTATCTTTGTAACGAGCTTGGCATGGACACGATCACAACAGGCGCCATGATCTCCTGTGCTATGGAACTCTTTGAGGAAGGCCACCTGCCTGAAAAAGACATTGGCTATCCCCTGGAATTCGGCAACACAAACATGTTCACGCTACTCAAACAAATAGCCCACAGGCAGGGCATAGGCGATCTTATGGCCGAGGGTGGCATAGCATTAGCATCACAATACGGGCACCCCGAGCTATTCATGGGTATAAAGGGTATGGGCATACCGGCATGGCATCCGCAGGCTTTT is part of the Pseudomonadota bacterium genome and harbors:
- a CDS encoding aldehyde ferredoxin oxidoreductase family protein, which gives rise to MFGWNGKILRIDLTKGTHWVEAMPTYLMEEYIGGRGMSDRILFDEIDPRIDALSPENKLIFSTGPLTGSGAPSASRFMASAKSPLSNCVSSPCCGGYFGSNLKYSGYDLLIFEGKSPEPVYVTILNDRVEILPAANLWGKESYETEKMIREDMKVRYNLDNWALNSMGIANIGPAGENLVRFACIMSDGGRAAGRSGLGAVMGSKNIKAVVSLGTGQVNIADVEGFRQAVMDFYKGARESGDFYKRRRYGTWGLPGRANASKSQAAFNFKDGYFEKFVKYEDPEVIRDLIRVRDEACFSCPFGCSKRSRIKDPEYPYTAKGPEHETMALLGANCGLGDMEDICRANYLCNELGMDTITTGAMISCAMELFEEGHLPEKDIGYPLEFGNTNMFTLLKQIAHRQGIGDLMAEGGIALASQYGHPELFMGIKGMGIPAWHPQAFDALGLQYATCNTGGAHTKATMPFYEGRKDPAFFTEFTKKDQDYLATADSGILCWIIYHGPEWGEKMAEWLNYVTGTGFTKETLDPLGERIWNLEKLFNMRAGVKEDTLPPRITTEPRVKNRVVPLDKLLPEYYKMRGWDKNGVPTKKKLEELKLEKEGEGVI